Proteins encoded by one window of Torulaspora delbrueckii CBS 1146 chromosome 2, complete genome:
- the TDEL0B05210 gene encoding uncharacterized protein (similar to Saccharomyces cerevisiae YNL115C; ancestral locus Anc_2.158), translated as MGGKSISTSNRSIKSSTQSGNIVGASAVLDPMNEDALRNNSPRIDGDEHEPLLPENNTTQGKPSRRAIGVPPNAISSTERAENEEADTESYFQRNQYRVHRKYRLFIHNAKWVVNIFIVINTIWLVTTLISDYFFDISLFHSNNRSNSFNDITLIFISIVTNALNLWFNKLGLYSPLDYVLNMVLCLLTLFNLELIYMITYTRRRIGFMGTFTYLWAAFSFFVGIVLDWYLLDYNKQITQPFDDDNFEAADNVQGRRIHHQQETSGKHTLSEWIFIGVRNVLKVLLLVFFLLFTCNTLLSAWDIHRVTGKVADVSTEAATYDAFHWVDDNHSYKLHIRCYGDVFQNEKSFDDEKKQAILLYEHGGYDTAYLSATWIQELYHLNRVQRYCTYERPGYGLSDSAPAPTSIAMVADHLKYALLNEAKIKGPFVTVGFDLGGLFTQVFTAKNLDIVEGMMLVESWHEDLLLKNYLQRLLPPDRGGDGDGDSQPGRDPDDHSWVPPEIKRYNEFRIWWRGLWSTIGLKLQTSWLLAHHGPNERIYGRDMQYQGRFLRGKFLESVTSSMLSYKDVVNYKDKLKNVKVSVVSAKEMVKKSPQWGNWQRELSRISSKTQEWKLIDGGHEVYKFGLGKQQAQDVLLRLIGEKDRY; from the coding sequence ATGGGTGGTAAGTCGATATCTACTAGCAATAGATCCATAAAGAGTTCGACACAGTCTGGGAATATTGTAGGTGCCTCTGCAGTTTTAGATCCAATGAACGAGGACGCTTTGCGTAATAACTCACCACGGATTGACGGGGACGAGCATGAACCATTACTACCAGAGAATAATACAACCCAAGGGAAACCTTCCCGTAGAGCGATTGGTGTTCCACCGAACGCAATTTCGAGCACAGAGAGAGCCgaaaatgaagaagcgGATACCGAGTCGTATTTTCAAAGGAATCAGTATCGAGTGCATAGGAAATATCGACTTTTCATACACAACGCTAAATGGGTTGTGAATATTTTTATTGTGATCAATACAATTTGGCTTGTTACTACTCTAATAAGTGATTATTTCTTCGATATTAGCCTCTTTCACAGCAATAATAGATCCAATAGCTTCAATGATATCACCCTGATATTCATATCTATTGTTACCAATGCATTGAATTTATGGTTTAACAAACTCGGCTTGTATTCTCCATTGGATTATGTTTTGAATATGGTGTTGTGCCTCTTGacacttttcaatttggaaTTAATCTACATGATTACATACACACGTCGTCGTATTGGGTTTATGGGAACTTTCACATACCTGTGGGCAgcattttcattttttgtAGGTATCGTGCTGGATTGGTATCTTTTGGACTACAACAAGCAGATTACTCAACCCTTTGATGACGATAATTTTGAAGCAGCGGACAATGTTCAAGGTAGgagaattcatcatcaacagGAAACTTCCGGTAAGCATACTCTAAGTGAATGGATCTTTATCGGAGTTAGAAATgttttgaaagttttacTTTTGGTATTCTTCCTTCTATTCACTTGCAACACATTACTGTCAGCTTGGGATATTCATCGAGTAACAGGTAAGGTTGCTGATGTTAGCACGGAAGCGGCTACTTACGATGCATTCCATTGGGTTGACGATAATCATTCTTACAAATTGCACATCAGGTGTTATGGTGACGTATTTCAAAACGAAAAGagttttgatgatgagaagaagcaggCAATTTTGTTATATGAACATGGTGGATATGATACAGCCTACTTGTCAGCAACATGGATCCAGGAATTATACCATTTGAATAGAGTTCAGAGATACTGTACTTACGAAAGACCAGGTTATGGGTTGAGTGATTCTGCGCCAGCACCAACATCTATAGCTATGGTAGCAGATCATCTCAAGTATGCACTCTTGAATGAAGCAAAGATTAAGGGGCCATTCGTTACAGTTGGTTTCGACCTTGGTGGTTTGTTCACTCAGGTTTTCACAGCTAAAAATCTTGATATAGTCGAAGGTATGATGCTTGTTGAATCATGGCACGAAGACCTGCTGCTTAAGAACTATCTACAACGTTTGTTACCACCAGACCGTGGTGGAGATGGAGATGGAGACTCTCAACCTGGCAGAGACCCCGACGATCACAGCTGGGTGCCACcagagatcaagagataCAATGAATTTAGGATCTGGTGGCGTGGACTATGGTCCACAATTGGTTTGAAGTTGCAAACTTCGTGGCTGTTGGCTCATCATGGTCCTAATGAACGTATATATGGCCGTGACATGCAATATCAAGGCAGATTCTTACGTGGTaaatttttggaaagtGTCACAAGCTCAATGTTGAGTTACAAGGATGTGGTTAACTATAAGGATAAGTTAAAGAATGTTAAGGTAAGCGTGGTGAGCGCTAAGGAAATGGTCAAGAAGTCTCCACAATGGGGCAATTGGCAACGTGAACTTTCCAggatttcatcaaaaacaCAAGAGTGGAAACTCATTGACGGAGGTCATGAAGTTTACAAGTTCGGTCTGGGTAAGCAACAGGCTCAAGATGTGTTATTGAGATTGATCGGTGAGAAGGACAGATATTAA
- the BZZ1 gene encoding Bzz1p (similar to Saccharomyces cerevisiae BZZ1 (YHR114W); ancestral locus Anc_2.159), producing MSEKLSIGNEIKDSYKETHKWVQNNLKGLKDIEQFYRERAKLEREYGEKLSGLTKEFLNRKSKSTVPLSVGDTPTVTPGSLEAADLVAWNEILSQTEVISKDHHHLANDFERQIAEQLSGLYAKLDMTLTKIGGFNEEVTTKRDTINQDLEKAKKRYDEVCASMEMARNKHTKSSNERNKRKLEEKESEMNIAKNEYLIKINQANRIKDKYYFQDVPEVLDLLQDLSESRIFFLNDIWRSAKDLEVSAGERVQQRLNTADSVVSQNLPSLSTTMFIKHNLKQWKEPKDFCFEPSPVWHDDEKFVVTTQTELTDLKVKLAKAEQTYNHFQDLSQAEMSKLSALNQRKKEAKADESSADAVGFYETLKSYLSVITPFTSHETLKLQAEVQIESIQNNVPSEYDLSTDDIDLSKLKKKSGLLSKLKHNILNTDSSSSKTSHRLSLFGNGSDKRGSTAQSLDNDTTSLTSSTSLSTNYTAGTGSNKNKVLFAYSKQDADEVSISLRDLVALEAADTGSGWTKIKNLTTGETGLVPTTYVEINEAAKIKEAPKVPPPRRTNMPTRTMQAQYDYEAQGDDELSLTPNDVVNVIRGDDGSGWTYGELNGEKGLFPTSYCR from the coding sequence ATGAGTGAAAAGCTATCAATTGGTAATGAGATCAAGGACTCATACAAAGAGACTCATAAATGGGTTCAAAACAACTTGAAAGGGCTGAAAGATATTGAACAGTTTTATCGGGAAAGGGCTAAACTAGAAAGGGAGTATGGTGAGAAATTGAGTGGACTAACTAAGGAGTTTCTAAACAGGAAAAGCAAATCGACAGTCCCATTATCTGTTGGTGATACCCCCACAGTTACCCCAGGTTCTCTCGAGGCTGCCGATCTAGTGGCCTGGAATGAAATACTATCTCAAACCGAAGTCATCTCTaaagatcatcatcacctgGCAAATGACTTCGAGCGTCAGATAGCTGAACAGCTGTCAGGACTATATGCAAAACTTGACATGACTCTGACCAAGATAGGAGGATTTAACGAAGAAGTGACCACTAAACGTGACACCATTAACCAGGATTTAGAGAAAGCCAAGAAACGATACGATGAGGTATGCGCTAGCATGGAAATGGCAAGAAATAAGCATACCAAATCCTCGAACGAACGCAATAAGCGAAAGctagaagagaaagaatcaGAGATGAATATCGCCAAAAATGaatatttgatcaagataAACCAGGCGAATAGAATCAAAGATAAGTACTATTTTCAGGATGTACCTGAAGTGCTGGATCTCTTACAGGACTTGAGTGAATCGCGGATCTTTTTCCTCAATGATATATGGAGATCTGccaaagatcttgaagtttctgCCGGTGAAAGAGTGCAGCAAAGGTTGAATACTGCTGACTCAGTGGTATCACAAAATTTACCATCTCTCAGTACAACAATGTTTATCAAGCACAATTTGAAGCAATGGAAAGAACCTAAAGACTTTTGTTTCGAGCCATCACCGGTATGGCATGACGATGAGAAGTTCGTCGTCACAACTCAAACTGAGCTAACTGATCTTAAAGTGAAACTGGCCAAAGCTGAACAAACATATAACCATTTCCAAGATTTATCACAAGCTGAGATGTCCAAACTATCTGCTTTAAACCAACGGAAAAAGGAGGCTAAAGCGGATGAAAGCTCCGCAGATGCTGTTGGTTTTTATGAGACTTTAAAGAGCTACTTATCAGTAATTACGCCTTTTACATCCCATGAGACTTTAAAATTACAGGCTGAAGTTCAGATCGAGAGTATCCAAAATAATGTTCCTTCCGAGTACGATTTGTCAACCGATGATATAGACTTGTCAAAACTCAAGAAAAAATCTGGGCTCTTGAGTAAATTGAAGCACAATATCCTCAACACAGattcgtcatcttcaaaaaccAGTCACAGGTTGTCACTTTTTGGAAATGGTTCCGATAAGAGAGGCTCAACAGCACAGAGCCTTGACAACGATACCACGTCATTAACTTCCAGCACTTCATTATCTACTAATTACACTGCCGGTACAGGCTCTAATAAGAACAAAGTGCTCTTTGCATATTCAAAGCAGGACGCAGACGAAGTTTCGATCAGCTTACGTGACTTAGTTGCACTGGAAGCAGCCGATACGGGCTCAGGATGGaccaagatcaagaatttaaCCACCGGTGAGACAGGTCTAGTACCCACAACATATGTCGAAATAAATGAAGCggccaagatcaaagaagcacCCAAAGTTCCTCCGCCCAGACGTACCAACATGCCAACTAGAACAATGCAAGCGCAATACGACTACGAAGCTCAAGGCGATGACGAGCTCTCACTGACACCCAACGATGTTGTAAACGTGATAAGAGGAGATGACGGCAGTGGCTGGACTTACGGAGAGCTAAACGGCGAAAAGGGTCTTTTCCCCACAAGCTATTGCAGATAA
- the TDEL0B05180 gene encoding substrate-binding domain-containing protein: protein MSIRVGYVPEHFSTPIQFAQLHGFFQQNGLKVDLIAYPSGSGHMITSLNNNELDIAIGLTEAFVRGVADTTDVPYEIISTYVTSPLNWAVSTGVNRDDIKGVASLENKKIGVSRIGSGSYVMSYVLALEQQFKSNPPYSDWPICNTFARLREAVNDKTCDAFMWEYFTTKKYYETPHKELKMVGNIYTPWPSWVVVRNKTLTDQQTRSFMKALDQGIHYLKDHQEEAVEYIYKNLDYSESDAREWLSTVVFQLAGAKDAMKQTVDLLVVAGVLKHGQEPDILKRNLKTGHCETWST from the coding sequence ATGTCGATCAGAGTCGGTTACGTTCCCGAACACTTCTCCACACCAATTCAATTTGCTCAATTGCACggcttctttcaacaaaatggtttgaaaGTAGACCTTATCGCCTACCCTAGCGGGTCAGGCCACATGATCACTTCCTTAAACAACAACGAGCTCGATATCGCCATTGGACTTACCGAAGCCTTTGTCCGTGGTGTAGCCGACACCACTGATGTACCTTATGAGATCATTAGCACTTATGTGACTTCCCCATTAAACTGGGCAGTCTCTACAGGTGTTAACAGAGATGACATCAAAGGAGTCGCTTCATTGGAAAACAAAAAGATCGGCGTTTCGAGGATCGGAAGTGGTTCATACGTTATGTCATATGTTTTAGCTCTGGAACAACAATTCAAGAGTAATCCGCCTTACAGCGATTGGCCCATTTGTAACACATTTGCCCGTTTAAGAGAGGCTGTTAATGACAAGACTTGCGATGCATTCATGTGGGAATATTTCACCACCAAGAAATACTATGAAACTCCACATAAGGAACTTAAGATGGTGGGGAATATCTATACTCCATGGCCCTCCTGGGTCGTTGTTAGAAACAAAACTCTTACAGACCAACAAACGCGTTCTTTTATGAAGGCATTAGATCAAGGTATCCACTATCTCAAAGAccatcaagaagaagccgTTGAATACATATATAAAAACCTGGATTACAGTGAGTCCGATGCGCGCGAGTGGCTTTCTACTGTGGTGTTCCAATTGGCAGGCGCTAAAGACGCTATGAAACAAACAGTCGACCTACTAGTTGTAGCTGGAGTTTTGAAACATGGCCAAGAACCGGACATTTTGAAACGTAACCTCAAGACCGGACACTGTGAAACGTGGTCAACCTGA
- the DCP2 gene encoding decapping enzyme complex catalytic subunit (similar to Saccharomyces cerevisiae DCP2 (YNL118C); ancestral locus Anc_2.155): protein MSLPLRPALENVASVDRVLEDLLVRFIINCPPEDLSSVERELFHFEEASWFYTDFIKLMNPTLPSLKIKSFAQHVIKLCPLVWKWDIKADEALQKFSKYKKSIPVRGAAIFNQKLNKILLVQGTESDSWSFPRGKISKDEDDVACCIREVKEEIGFDLTDYIDEEQFIERNIQGKNYKIFIVKGVPEDFNFKPQVRNEIDKIEWRDFKKMSKTMYKSNVKYYLINSMMRPLSVWLRRQKHVKNDDQLIQYAEEQLKLLLGITKEENTDPGRDLLNMLHTAVQSKDEKIEPLQTLQNETAAMTAPVVPLQSPPVPYQQQHVPPLMGFQPFAPFPYVNGNLPFLNPQIVPSMGHPNGFMQMNNPEVNASTPEPSSLAKPVLAQEQASNGTSSSKQLLDLLNTKKTETPKVSILERPIEAGEKLDLDSNISDSQSLLNILKNPGQQNRLINEPKILPTRAVEEEASLKDELTDDAYEEFESSSDEEELQEKKSEESSDTHNDYDSSSEEQEEEQEEEEQVENIQREEPPVGLVNHDVLKENNFKPDEVPHVDEHSESIRSVDGTQLSADKTKPKPKFKLLRRGETLDDILPNEKTTKQPTELPQTQPVDANSPQSSNSLLELLKRPTNNTKPEPKWPQTIPDQKVSPEDELMAMINKGQRAGPAPEAPAEQGATGSAQLLSMLKKSKSKGTHDSPLVSDTGSQSASSDLLNILKRNPGPFHQSPNYQESGLVTPQQQILTDPFNSGPRQPASNELLHLLHRNR, encoded by the coding sequence ATGTCGTTACCACTACGACCTGCATTGGAGAATGTCGCTTCTGTTGATCGAGTCCTGGAAGACTTGCTCGTTCGTTTTATTATCAATTGTCCACCAGAGGATTTGTCAAGTGTAGAGAGAGAATTGTTCCATTTCGAGGAAGCTTCATGGTTTTACACGgacttcatcaagttgaTGAATCCAACTCTACCTTCCCTTAAAATCAAGTCGTTCGCACAACACGTTATTAAACTATGTCCTCTTGTGTGGAAATGGGATATCAAGGCCGATGAAGCGTTACAAAAATTCtcaaaatacaagaaaAGTATACCGGTGAGAGGTGCAGCGATTTTCAATCAGAAGCTCAATAAGATCCTCTTGGTTCAGGGTACAGAATCCGATTCGTGGTCTTTCCCCAGAGGTAAAATCTCCAAGGACGAAGACGATGTCGCATGTTGTATACGTGAGGTGAAGGAGGAGATTGGATTTGATTTGACGGATTATATCGATGAGGAACAATttattgaaagaaacattCAGGGCAAAAACTACAAGATCTTTATCGTTAAGGGTGTTCCTGAGGATTTCAATTTTAAGCCCCAGGTGAgaaatgaaattgataaGATTGAATGGCGcgatttcaaaaagatgtcAAAGACCATGTATAAATCCAACGTGAAATACTActtgataaattcaatgaTGAGACCATTGTCCGTATGGTTAAGACGCCAGAAGCATGTTAAAAACGATGACCAATTGATACAATATGCGGAAGAACAACTAAAACTTTTGTTGGGTATCACAAAGGAGGAAAATACCGATCCAGGTAGAGATTTACTCAATATGTTACACACTGCGGTGCAATCGAAAGACGAAAAGATTGAACCTTTGcaaactttgcaaaatgagACAGCTGCAATGACTGCACCAGTGGTTCCATTGCAATCACCGCCCGTGCCTTACCAGCAACAACATGTCCCACCACTCATGGGGTTCCAACCTTTTGCACCATTTCCTTATGTGAATGGCAAtttacctttcttgaatcCTCAAATTGTGCCGTCGATGGGTCATCCTAACGGATTCATGCAAATGAATAATCCTGAAGTCAATGCGTCAACTCCTGAACCTTCCTCCTTAGCGAAACCAGTATTAGCCCAGGAACAGGCATCTAATGGCACATCAAGCTCTAAGCAATTGTTGGATTTGCTTAACACAAAGAAAACTGAAACTCCTAAAGTTTCAATCCTGGAAAGACCTATTGAAGCTGGTGAGAAACTAGATTTGGATAGTAATATTTCAGATTCGCAGTCATTGTTaaacattttgaagaatccGGGGCAACAAAATagattgatcaatgaacCAAAGATTTTGCCCACTAGAGccgttgaagaagaggctTCATTAAAGGATGAATTGACCGATGATGCATACGAGGAATTCGAGAGTAGCTcggatgaagaagaattacaagaaaagaaaTCTGAGGAAAGTTCTGACACTCATAATGATTATGATAGCAGTTCTGaggagcaagaagaggagcaagaagaagaggaacagGTCGAAAATATACAAAGAGAAGAACCGCCAGTCGGTTTAGTTAATCATGAcgttttgaaagaaaacaatttcaaaccagATGAAGTGCCGCACGTTGACGAACACAGCGAAAGTATTAGGTCAGTTGATGGTACCCAACTGTCTGCTGACAAAACGAAGCCCAAGCCCAAGTTCAAGCTTTTGAGACGTGGTGAAACATTGGATGATATCTTGCCCAATGAAAAGACCACCAAACAGCCTACGGAGTTACCGCAAACTCAACCTGTTGATGCTAACTCCCctcaatcttcaaactctttgttAGAGCTACTGAAGAGACCAACCAACAATACGAAACCAGAACCTAAGTGGCCACAAACCATTCCAGACCAGAAAGTTTCGCCTGAAGATGAACTAATGGCTATGATCAATAAGGGTCAGCGTGCTGGTCCCGCACCCGAAGCCCCAGCTGAGCAGGGAGCTACCGGGTCAGCTCAATTATTAAGTATGCTGAAGAAAAGCAAGTCAAAAGGTACTCATGACTCTCCTTTAGTCAGTGACACAGGCTCACAATCAGCTTCTTCCGACCTTTTGAACATATTAAAGCGTAATCCTGGTCCTTTCCACCAAAGTCCAAATTACCAGGAATCTGGCCTTGTGACTCCACAACAGCAAATCCTTACAGATCCTTTCAACAGCGGACCTAGACAGCCAGCATCCAATGAACTATTGCATCTCCTGCATAGGAACAGGTGA
- the MLS1 gene encoding malate synthase MLS1 (similar to Saccharomyces cerevisiae MLS1 (YNL117W); ancestral locus Anc_2.156) has product MVKVSLDNVKLLVDIDREPQFTPSKTTVADILTKEALEFVVLLHRTFNGRRKQLLENRQTVQKKLDSGSYKLDFLPETAKIRDDPTWQGNILAPGLIDRSTEITGPPVRNMLVNALNAPVTTYMTDFEDSASPTWNNQIYGQVNLYDAVRDQIDFSTPKKQYKLNGSIRDLPTLIVRPRGWHMVEKHLYVDDEPISASMFDFGLYFFHNAHKLIEIGKGPYFYLPKMEHHLEAKLWNDIFNVSQDYIGMPRGTIRATVLIETLPAAFQMEEIIYQLRQHSSGLNCGRWDYIFSTIKRLRNLPGHVLPDRDQVTMTSPFMNAYVKRLINTCHRRGVHAMGGMAAQIPIKDDPVANEKAMTKVRKDKIRELTNGHDGSWVAHPALAPICNEVFVNMGTRNQIHFVPDVKVSAQDLVNTTIEGGKVTTEGIIQNLDIGLQYMEAWLRGSGCVPINNLMEDAATAEVSRCQLHQWVKHGVTLSDTGERVTPQLTAKILKEQVDRLSASSLVGSRNKFALAAKYFLPEITGEKFSEFLTTLLYDEIVTVKDKPTDLSKL; this is encoded by the coding sequence ATGGTAAAAGTCAGTTTGGACAACGTTAAACTACTAGTGGATATCGATCGTGAGCCCCAGTTCACTCCTTCCAAGACTACAGTGGCTGATATCTTGACTAAAGAAGCTTTGGAGTTTGTTGTTTTGTTGCATAGAACTTTCAACGGCAGACGTAAGCAATTGCTAGAGAATCGTCAAACTGtgcagaagaaattggattCTGGTTCATATAAGTTGGATTTTTTGCCAGAGACGGCGAAGATTAGAGATGACCCAACTTGGCAAGGAAATATCTTGGCCCCTGGTTTGATTGACCGTTCTACGGAGATCACGGGACCACCTGTGAGAAACATGTTGGTCAATGCGTTGAACGCGCCTGTGACTACTTATATGAccgattttgaagattctgCTTCTCCAACTTGGAATAATCAGATTTACGGTCAAGTTAATTTGTACGATGCCGTACGTGATCAAATTGACTTTAGTACCCCAAAGAAACAGTACAAGTTGAATGGTTCTATCCGCGATTTACCCACGTTGATTGTGAGGCCTCGTGGTTGGCATATGGTTGAGAAGCATCTGTATGTCGACGATGAACCTATCAGTGCTTCTATGTTTGATTTTGGTCTATATTTCTTCCACAATGCTCATAAACTAATTGAAATCGGTAAGGGTCCTTACTTTTATTTGCCCAAGATGGAACATCATTTGGAAGCCAAATTGTGGAATGATATCTTTAACGTGTCACAGGATTACATCGGTATGCCTCGTGGTACGATTAGAGCTACGGTTTTGATTGAAACTTTGCCAGCTGCTTTCcaaatggaagaaattaTCTACCAATTGAGGCAACACTCTAGTGGTCTAAACTGTGGTCGTTGGGATTACATTTTCTCGACTATTAAACGTTTGAGAAACCTACCAGGCCATGTGCTACCGGACCGTGATCAAGTCACCATGACTTCGCCTTTCATGAACGCTTACGTGAAAAGACTAATTAACACTTGTCATCGTCGTGGTGTGCACGCCATGGGTGGTATGGCTGCTCAAATTCCAATCAAGGATGACCCTGTGGCTAACGAAAAGGCAATGACGAAGGTTCGTAAGGATAAGATTCGTGAATTGACCAATGGTCATGATGGTTCGTGGGTCGCTCACCCAGCATTGGCTCCAATTTGTAACGAAGTTTTTGTTAACATGGGTACTCGCAACCAAATTCATTTTGTTCCTGACGTCAAAGTCAGCGCACAGGATTTGGTTAACACTACTATCGAAGGTGGTAAAGTTACCACCGAAGGTATCATTCAGAACCTAGATATCGGTCTACAATACATGGAAGCTTGGTTAAGAGGTTCTGGTTGTGTTCCAATCAATAATTTGATGGAAGATGCTGCTACTGCTGAAGTGTCTCGTTGTCAACTACATCAATGGGTTAAGCACGGTGTCACTTTGAGCGATACCGGTGAACGTGTCACCCCTCAACTAACTGCAAAGATTCTAAAGGAACAAGTTGATAGATTATCAGCTTCTAGTCTTGTTGGATCCAGGAATAAGTTCGCTCTCGCAGCCAAATACTTTTTGCCAGAAATAACAGGAGAAAAATTCAGTGAATTTCTAACTACACTGCTTTATGACGAGATTGTTACCGTCAAGGATAAGCCAACCGATCTAAGCAAGCTCTAA
- the DMA2 gene encoding ubiquitin-conjugating protein DMA2 (similar to Saccharomyces cerevisiae DMA1 (YHR115C) and DMA2 (YNL116W); ancestral locus Anc_2.157), with product MYNTVAVSSNNASSSNGTTTTTRTAGPTAAGAAGGGNNGPTQRRRSSGLNSFLNTFGIRQNSASSQQAALTSDTNAIEGEEVVHRRPEGAAVYIQSPVQAHTRDGQQVAGSQHLPISISLIPQTEVGNSNPQQHRASVSASTSPLGGLAPISHAHTHPAPLNGALADIDPLNSENNNSPTHNDNNSNSSVVGNPNPTTINPSVSQANQQTSDNIASLKNLRHYIYAADQPNADELLNLDLARNGPFPEPVDRETVEQRKDKNGLFSVRLTPFIDGSFSTNPGLAFDPVIRTAGPGSQLVIGRYTERVREAISKIPEQYHPVVFKSKVVSRTHGCFKVDSQGNWYIKDVRSSSGTFLNHQRLAPASTLSKDTLIHDGDVLQLGMDFRGGTEEIYRCVKIRVELNRSWKRRANAFNKEAIQRIRNLQKLTTGVEEEDCSICLSKIKPCQAMFISPCSHCWHFQCIRRLVMTSYPQFVCPNCRLTCDLEASLENSDTETESENESEGGQLVDDLGVLLEDPKDINMG from the coding sequence ATGTACAACACTGTTGCTGTTTCGTCGAATAACGCGTCTAGTAGTAATGGTACGACTACGACTACAAGGACCGCGGGTCCTACCGCAGCTGGAGCAGCTGGTGGAGGAAATAATGGTCCTACACAGAGAAGGAGGAGTTCTGGTTTGaattcattcttgaatACTTTTGGAATACGTCAGAATAGTGCTAGTAGCCAACAAGCTGCCTTAACGAGTGACACTAATGCTAtagaaggtgaagaagtggttCATAGGCGTCCTGAAGGAGCTGCTGTGTATATCCAATCACCTGTGCAAGCGCATACTCGTGATGGCCAGCAAGTGGCTGGATCACAACATTTACCCATCTCTATATCATTGATTCCGCAGACAGAGGTTGGTAATTCGAACCCTCAGCAACACAGAGCCTCTGTTTCAGCTTCTACTTCGCCTTTAGGTGGACTCGCGCCCATTTCGCATGCGCATACACACCCAGCTCCTCTCAATGGTGCTCTAGCTGATATCGACCCTTTGAATTCAGAAAATAACAATTCACCAACTCATAATGATAACAATTCGAATTCAAGTGTTGTTGGGAACCCGAATCCTACTACTATAAATCCAAGCGTATCTCAGGCTAATCAACAGACGTCAGATAACATTGCATCGTTGAAGAATTTACGACATTACATATACGCTGCAGATCAGCCCAATGCGGATGAACTCTTGAATCTCGATTTGGCAAGAAATGGTCCTTTTCCTGAGCCTGTGGATCGGGAAACCGTTGAACAACGTAAGGATAAGAACGGGCTTTTTAGCGTAAGGCTGACTCCTTTCATTGATGGTTCTTTCTCCACAAACCCTGGTCTGGCCTTTGACCCCGTGATAAGAACTGCAGGTCCCGGTTCTCAACTAGTTATTGGTCGTTATACCGAGAGAGTACGCGAAGCTATATCCAAGATCCCAGAGCAATACCATCCCGttgttttcaaatcaaaagttGTCTCAAGGACGCATGGTTGTTTCAAAGTCGATAGTCAAGGTAATTGGTATATCAAAGATGTGAGATCCTCGAGTGGTACTTTTCTCAACCACCAAAGGTTAGCACCAGCCTCTACCCTGTCTAAGGACACTTTAATTCACGATGGTGACGTCTTACAACTTGGAATGGATTTCCGTGGTGGTACAGAGGAAATTTACCGTTGTGTCAAGATCAGAGTCGAGCTTAACAGGtcttggaaaagaagagcaaaCGCTTTCAATAAAGAGGCTATTCAACGAATAAGGAATTTACAAAAGCTCACAACaggtgttgaagaagaagactgtTCTATttgtctttcaaagattaaACCTTGTCAGGCAATGTTTATCTCTCCATGCTCCCATTGTTGGCATTTCCAATGTATTCGCCGACTGGTCATGACTTCATACCCACAATTCGTGTGCCCTAATTGCAGGTTGACGTGCGATTTGGAAGCCAGTTTGGAGAACAGTGACACGGAAACAGAAAGTGAGAATGAAAGTGAAGGTGGGCAGTTGGTCGATGACCTCGGTGTTTTGTTGGAGGATCCAAAGGACATCAACATGGGTTAG